A genomic window from Synechococcus sp. CBW1107 includes:
- a CDS encoding cupredoxin domain-containing protein, with the protein MTSFVVSALRTGEPLWRTIDQPLELKLAVTAGGLALIAAQLWWFLGHHGDAVAASDGERGLQEITITVDGGYRPSRIRLKAGRPLRLTFHRLDPSGCVAQVIVPDFRRTLDLPLNARTSLDLPPMEPGEYPFHCGMNMVRGVLEVV; encoded by the coding sequence ATGACCAGCTTCGTTGTCTCCGCCCTGAGAACCGGCGAACCGCTCTGGCGCACCATCGACCAGCCCCTGGAGCTCAAACTGGCGGTGACCGCCGGCGGTCTGGCGTTGATCGCCGCCCAGCTCTGGTGGTTTCTCGGCCACCATGGCGATGCCGTGGCCGCCAGCGACGGGGAGCGCGGCCTGCAGGAGATCACGATCACCGTCGATGGCGGCTATCGGCCATCCCGGATCAGGCTGAAGGCCGGTCGCCCGTTGCGCCTCACCTTTCACCGCCTCGATCCCAGCGGCTGCGTCGCTCAGGTGATCGTCCCCGACTTCCGCCGCACCCTCGATCTGCCGCTGAACGCCCGCACCAGCCTGGACCTGCCGCCGATGGAGCCCGGCGAGTATCCCTTCCACTGCGGCATGAACATGGTCCGGGGCGTGCTGGAGGTGGTCTGA